A DNA window from Phycisphaerae bacterium contains the following coding sequences:
- a CDS encoding Gfo/Idh/MocA family oxidoreductase, giving the protein MEKPSSERKPEVNRRDFLKGAAASAGAAMGVVVLEGCAGLTRVGPAAAIPAFKPRDVVRIGFVGVGGMGTNHCNNLLKIEGAELRAVCDIVPEKVAHVQRLAEQAGKPKPVGYSAGPWDFKRMCDREDLDLVYTATPWEWHVPVCLYAMKTGKHAATEVPAAMTLEECWQLVETSEQTGRHAIMMENCCYDRSEMMVLNMVRKGLFGEIVHAAGGYLHDLRALKFSSAGEGLWRRAHGWRLDGNLYPTHGLGPLAWYTNINRGDRFDFLVSMSSAARGMQAYAAEHFPPDDPRRKEKSVLGDVNTTLMRTVNGVSIMLQHDTNLPRPYSRINLVQGTKGIFRGFPDQIYVEGRSKEHEWESPEAYRKEFAHPLWVTMEEKAKGAGHGGMDFIEDYRLIKALRHGWYPDLDVYDAATWSAVVDLSVKSVAGRSRPVDFPDFTRGKWKTTPAIPIFDADQPCRA; this is encoded by the coding sequence ATGGAGAAACCGTCAAGCGAACGCAAGCCCGAAGTCAACCGTCGCGATTTTCTTAAGGGGGCGGCCGCTTCGGCCGGCGCGGCGATGGGGGTCGTGGTCCTGGAAGGTTGTGCCGGTCTGACGCGGGTGGGTCCGGCCGCGGCGATTCCCGCGTTCAAGCCGCGGGACGTCGTGCGGATCGGCTTTGTCGGCGTGGGAGGCATGGGGACGAACCACTGCAATAACCTGTTGAAGATCGAAGGGGCCGAGTTGCGTGCGGTCTGCGACATCGTGCCCGAGAAGGTTGCTCATGTACAGAGACTGGCCGAGCAGGCGGGCAAGCCCAAGCCGGTCGGTTACAGCGCCGGCCCTTGGGACTTCAAACGGATGTGCGACCGCGAGGATCTCGATCTCGTGTACACCGCGACGCCCTGGGAGTGGCACGTTCCCGTTTGCCTGTATGCGATGAAGACCGGCAAACACGCCGCGACGGAGGTTCCGGCGGCCATGACGCTTGAAGAATGCTGGCAGCTGGTCGAGACGTCCGAGCAGACGGGCCGTCACGCCATCATGATGGAGAACTGCTGCTACGACCGATCCGAGATGATGGTGCTGAACATGGTTCGCAAGGGCCTTTTCGGGGAGATTGTCCATGCGGCCGGCGGTTACCTTCATGACCTGCGGGCGCTCAAGTTCAGCAGCGCCGGCGAGGGTCTTTGGCGGCGGGCTCACGGCTGGAGACTTGACGGCAACCTGTATCCGACCCATGGTCTTGGTCCGCTGGCCTGGTACACGAACATCAACCGGGGCGATCGTTTTGATTTTCTGGTCTCGATGAGCAGTGCCGCCAGGGGGATGCAGGCTTATGCGGCCGAGCATTTCCCGCCGGATGATCCGCGCCGCAAGGAGAAATCGGTGCTCGGCGACGTGAACACCACCCTCATGCGCACGGTCAACGGCGTCTCGATCATGCTGCAGCACGACACCAACCTCCCCCGGCCGTACAGCCGGATCAACCTTGTTCAGGGGACGAAAGGCATCTTCCGCGGGTTCCCGGACCAGATCTACGTCGAGGGCCGCAGCAAGGAGCATGAGTGGGAGTCGCCGGAGGCCTACCGCAAGGAGTTCGCCCACCCGTTGTGGGTGACGATGGAGGAGAAAGCCAAGGGGGCCGGCCATGGCGGCATGGACTTCATCGAGGACTATCGCCTGATTAAGGCTCTCAGACACGGATGGTATCCTGACCTGGATGTCTACGATGCCGCGACCTGGAGCGCGGTTGTCGATCTATCCGTCAAATCTGTGGCCGGCCGGTCGAGACCGGTCGATTTCCCCGATTTCACACGCGGCAAGTGGAAGACGACACCGGCCATACCTATCTTCGATGCGGACCAGCCGTGTCGTGCTTGA
- a CDS encoding NADH-quinone oxidoreductase subunit N has translation MNDSSLLLLAPEVTLVAGASLVLLIGLARQEAVRASSFLLAFLTALAALAIAWAAGPLERPIRAFGVELTSLTWYVRLTALGIGLVVLLVHHHIPQEEQRGEIFSMILFSLTGIMLTTMADDLVLLFLAVELVSVPTYILVSMGRSDIRAQEAGFKYFFLGALAAALLAYGLSFLYGASGDTCLSRMNLDGNHAYVIIGMLLAFSGIAFKIAAVPFHAYAADVYQGSASPTAGLLGFFPKLAGFVALIKLLMLVQPRGTGPLGWEIPDIGFAFLWIAAVATMIVGNALALLQTNVKRILAYSSVAHSGYMLVAVLAGPVAGGGPLRNGLSAMLFYVTVYGLMNLGAFAVLSVTRADGREVEELDDLAGLSRCHPSAAFALAVCVFSLMGLPPTAGFLGKLYIFSSALSVDPSHPHRLALIALAVIGVINAAIAAAYYLRIVAACYLRPPRYRFALVTRSRPLQFGVFCCCLAVLLIGLWPAPLIRMSSQPFLELRPPSMLAKNSPFPQPPSRRQAIKHDTAGPHRR, from the coding sequence ATGAATGATTCCTCCCTTCTTCTTCTGGCCCCCGAGGTGACACTCGTGGCAGGCGCGTCGCTGGTCTTGCTTATCGGCTTGGCCCGACAAGAAGCCGTGCGAGCCAGTTCGTTTCTCCTGGCGTTTCTCACCGCTTTGGCTGCCTTGGCAATAGCATGGGCAGCCGGCCCGCTGGAACGGCCGATCCGCGCATTCGGCGTCGAACTGACCAGCCTGACCTGGTATGTGCGTTTGACGGCCTTGGGCATCGGCCTGGTCGTGCTCTTGGTTCACCATCACATCCCGCAGGAGGAACAGCGCGGCGAAATCTTCAGCATGATCCTGTTCAGCCTGACCGGCATCATGCTGACGACCATGGCCGACGACCTCGTCCTGCTGTTCCTGGCCGTCGAACTGGTTAGTGTGCCCACTTACATATTGGTTTCCATGGGACGAAGTGACATCCGTGCCCAGGAAGCGGGCTTCAAGTATTTCTTCCTCGGCGCATTGGCCGCCGCACTGCTCGCCTACGGCCTGAGCTTTCTCTATGGAGCATCCGGCGACACCTGCCTGAGCCGGATGAATCTCGACGGCAACCATGCCTACGTCATCATCGGTATGCTCCTGGCCTTCTCGGGCATCGCATTCAAGATCGCAGCCGTGCCCTTCCACGCCTATGCCGCCGACGTCTATCAGGGCTCGGCCTCCCCCACCGCCGGGCTGCTCGGCTTCTTTCCCAAACTGGCCGGCTTCGTTGCGCTGATCAAGCTGCTCATGCTGGTCCAGCCGCGAGGGACCGGCCCGCTTGGCTGGGAGATTCCCGACATCGGCTTTGCATTCCTGTGGATTGCGGCGGTGGCAACAATGATCGTCGGTAATGCCCTGGCCCTGTTGCAGACCAACGTCAAGCGGATCCTCGCTTATTCGAGCGTCGCTCATTCCGGCTACATGCTGGTAGCCGTGCTGGCCGGCCCCGTCGCGGGAGGCGGACCGCTGCGAAACGGCCTCTCCGCCATGCTCTTTTACGTCACCGTTTACGGCCTGATGAACCTCGGGGCTTTCGCGGTTCTGTCAGTCACCCGAGCTGACGGGCGCGAAGTCGAGGAATTGGACGACTTGGCCGGCCTGTCGCGGTGCCATCCGTCAGCGGCATTCGCTCTGGCGGTCTGTGTTTTCAGTCTGATGGGCCTGCCTCCCACGGCCGGCTTCCTCGGCAAGCTGTACATCTTCAGCAGCGCCCTGTCAGTCGACCCGAGCCACCCCCATCGCCTTGCCCTGATCGCCTTGGCCGTCATTGGCGTCATCAACGCCGCCATTGCCGCCGCGTATTACCTGCGAATCGTCGCCGCCTGCTATCTGCGGCCTCCCCGATACCGGTTTGCTCTCGTCACCCGCAGCCGACCGCTCCAGTTCGGTGTGTTCTGCTGCTGCCTGGCCGTCCTGCTGATCGGCCTTTGGCCCGCACCGCTGATCCGCATGTCCAGCCAGCCGTTCCTCGAGCTGCGCCCGCCGAGCATGCTGGCCAAGAACTCCCCTTTTCCCCAGCCGCCCAGCCGCCGACAAGCCATCAAGCACGACACGGCTGGTCCGCATCGAAGATAG
- the nuoL gene encoding NADH-quinone oxidoreductase subunit L, whose amino-acid sequence MMLAAVDTDILNLAPLVPLLPLLGTAIAGLAGPRAIKGASHWPIIIGVGAALVCSILLLLEVASLPVRAYDDPYIFYSWFVPAAGVSFNISFQVDPLTTIMLTTICGVALLVVIYSRDYMRHHGRPQRGYERFFAFMGLFVCSMCTLVLAGNFLLLYLGWEAVGLCSYLLIGFYYQRPAAAGAAMKAFVVNRIGDFGFGLAVLLLYRWLAPHVPPGESPLDYATAFSYLGHLTAGQTTTIALLLFCGAVGKSAQLPLHVWLPDAMEGPSPVSALIHAATMVTAGVYMVVRCGPVFAASPVALNTVAVVGAATALFAATIAIAQYDMKRILAYSTISQLGYMFLGVGVFAADSAIFHLFTHAFFKALLFLGAGSVMHAMGGIIDIREFRGLKSIMPVTFLTFLIGSLALAGFPLLSGFFSKDEIIHAAFVFHPVYGILGMTTAILTALYTFRMMFIAFHGEPRIPEGVHPHETGRWMLVPLVLLAAGTVTAGYAGVAIRPGGFAGLFEPSGAFHEFLAPVVAPFKEASIPRLGHRTHGDGYALMYVSAALAILGIAAAYVLFVRRPTWSQTVRQAFPRIHGLLVNKYYVDEAYDALIVRPLWRLGASLYALDQFFIDGTLRLIVAVPQALGAALRTLQTGATQGYGVVMTGGIVLMALIVWLMK is encoded by the coding sequence ATGATGCTGGCCGCAGTCGACACCGACATTCTGAACCTCGCCCCACTGGTCCCTCTGCTGCCCTTGCTGGGAACCGCGATCGCGGGACTGGCCGGCCCGCGCGCGATCAAGGGCGCCAGTCACTGGCCGATCATTATCGGCGTCGGTGCGGCCTTGGTATGCAGCATTCTCCTTCTTCTCGAGGTCGCCTCACTGCCGGTTCGAGCCTATGATGACCCCTATATCTTCTATTCATGGTTCGTTCCGGCGGCCGGCGTCTCGTTCAACATCAGTTTTCAGGTCGATCCACTGACAACGATCATGCTGACCACCATCTGCGGCGTTGCTCTGTTGGTCGTGATCTACTCCCGCGATTACATGCGACATCATGGACGCCCCCAGCGCGGCTACGAACGGTTCTTCGCCTTCATGGGCCTGTTCGTCTGCAGCATGTGCACGCTGGTCCTGGCCGGCAACTTCCTTCTGCTCTATCTCGGCTGGGAAGCAGTCGGTTTGTGCAGCTACCTGCTTATCGGCTTCTACTATCAGCGCCCGGCCGCGGCTGGAGCGGCAATGAAGGCCTTTGTGGTCAACCGCATCGGCGATTTCGGCTTCGGCCTGGCCGTTCTCCTGCTCTACCGCTGGCTGGCCCCGCACGTGCCGCCCGGCGAAAGCCCGCTCGACTACGCCACGGCCTTCAGCTATCTCGGACATCTGACCGCCGGCCAGACCACGACTATCGCCCTGCTTCTGTTTTGCGGGGCGGTCGGCAAGAGCGCCCAATTGCCGTTACATGTGTGGTTGCCGGACGCCATGGAAGGTCCCAGTCCGGTCTCCGCATTAATCCACGCCGCCACGATGGTCACGGCCGGCGTCTACATGGTCGTGCGATGCGGTCCCGTTTTCGCGGCTTCGCCGGTCGCATTGAACACGGTTGCGGTTGTCGGGGCGGCCACCGCCCTATTTGCCGCAACCATCGCAATCGCCCAGTACGACATGAAGCGGATCCTGGCTTACTCGACCATCAGCCAGTTGGGTTACATGTTCCTCGGCGTCGGCGTTTTCGCGGCGGACTCGGCCATCTTCCACCTGTTCACTCACGCCTTCTTCAAGGCCCTGCTGTTCCTGGGGGCCGGCAGCGTCATGCACGCCATGGGCGGCATCATCGACATCCGCGAGTTCCGCGGCCTGAAAAGCATCATGCCCGTCACCTTCCTGACATTCTTGATTGGCTCGCTCGCCTTGGCGGGCTTCCCCCTGCTGTCCGGGTTCTTCAGCAAAGACGAGATCATTCACGCCGCCTTCGTGTTTCATCCGGTGTATGGAATTCTAGGCATGACGACGGCCATCCTGACGGCGCTGTACACCTTCCGCATGATGTTCATTGCCTTTCACGGCGAACCGCGAATTCCCGAAGGCGTTCATCCACACGAGACCGGCCGCTGGATGCTGGTGCCGCTTGTCCTGCTGGCCGCGGGGACCGTCACCGCCGGCTACGCGGGCGTGGCGATTCGCCCAGGGGGGTTTGCAGGACTGTTCGAGCCGAGCGGCGCATTCCACGAGTTTCTCGCCCCGGTCGTCGCACCGTTCAAGGAAGCATCGATTCCCCGCTTGGGACACCGGACTCACGGCGACGGATATGCACTGATGTATGTGTCAGCAGCACTGGCGATCCTGGGCATAGCGGCCGCCTACGTGCTTTTCGTCCGGCGTCCGACATGGTCGCAGACCGTTCGTCAGGCGTTTCCCCGAATCCACGGGCTTTTGGTTAACAAGTACTACGTTGACGAGGCGTACGATGCCCTGATCGTCCGGCCCCTGTGGAGGTTGGGCGCTTCGCTGTACGCCCTCGACCAGTTTTTCATCGACGGCACGCTGCGATTGATCGTGGCCGTTCCGCAGGCCCTCGGTGCGGCGCTTCGCACACTGCAAACCGGAGCGACGCAAGGTTACGGCGTGGTGATGACCGGCGGCATCGTCCTGATGGCATTGATCGTCTGGCTGATGAAGTAG
- a CDS encoding NADH-quinone oxidoreductase subunit J, producing MTTTGMYILYAFLALGAAGVYLSMPAGRSTGRPLRWTARILGAASLAAIATYCVRWIGEAFDGRAFFVLFALVAIVAAVRVVTHPKPIYCALYFVLVVLAVAALCLLALAEFLGAALVIVYAGAILVTYVFVIMLTQQQETDPANLTGREPLAAVTLGFLLSAAVVQAMVSADSASQMANTGVLVGATESEGRSLAASTNAGQSSPVDDESAGNVRLIGKSMMTTYVLAVETAGILLLVALVGAVSLARKRIEAEALTPAELAAQAEETDIKRRGREAPPF from the coding sequence GTGACCACGACTGGCATGTACATTCTGTATGCCTTTCTGGCCCTCGGCGCGGCGGGCGTGTATTTGTCCATGCCCGCCGGTCGATCAACAGGCCGACCGCTGCGATGGACCGCGCGCATTCTCGGGGCCGCATCGCTGGCGGCAATCGCAACGTACTGTGTTCGCTGGATCGGTGAGGCGTTCGATGGACGAGCGTTCTTTGTTCTCTTCGCCCTGGTGGCGATTGTGGCGGCGGTCCGGGTGGTGACGCATCCGAAGCCGATCTACTGCGCGCTGTACTTCGTGCTCGTGGTCCTGGCGGTGGCCGCACTATGTCTGCTGGCCCTGGCCGAGTTCCTTGGCGCGGCCCTGGTCATCGTGTACGCCGGAGCGATTCTTGTAACCTATGTCTTTGTGATCATGCTGACGCAGCAGCAGGAAACCGATCCGGCGAACCTGACAGGACGTGAGCCGCTGGCGGCGGTCACGCTGGGCTTTCTTCTGTCCGCTGCCGTCGTCCAGGCGATGGTTTCGGCTGATTCCGCCTCGCAGATGGCAAACACCGGCGTGCTTGTCGGTGCCACTGAGAGCGAAGGACGGTCGCTTGCCGCGTCCACAAACGCCGGGCAGTCGTCCCCCGTCGACGACGAGTCCGCCGGCAACGTGCGGTTGATTGGCAAGAGCATGATGACCACCTATGTCCTGGCGGTTGAAACCGCGGGCATCCTGCTGCTCGTCGCACTTGTCGGAGCTGTGAGTCTGGCTCGCAAGCGGATCGAGGCTGAGGCTTTGACGCCCGCCGAATTGGCGGCGCAGGCGGAAGAAACGGATATCAAGCGGCGCGGCCGTGAAGCACCGCCGTTTTGA
- a CDS encoding NADH-quinone oxidoreductase subunit I, protein MIKDEDIIEITEPKLTAADKLYLPQIINGLKTTFRHLFAKRLTVQYPEERVKVRKEIYRGVHRLNRDEQGRVACVACFMCETACPAHCIHIVGAEAPWPDREKYPVRFDIDELVCIYCGMCEEACPVDAIELTPEYSIVEYSRQEMIFDINKLLEVFDQTRDEKPRKNPPITGYGGTGGLISPSPRPYGNETEAGSL, encoded by the coding sequence ATGATCAAGGATGAGGACATCATCGAGATCACTGAGCCGAAGTTGACGGCCGCGGACAAGCTCTATCTGCCGCAGATCATCAACGGCCTCAAGACCACGTTCCGGCATCTGTTCGCCAAGCGGTTGACGGTTCAGTATCCGGAGGAGCGGGTAAAGGTCCGCAAGGAGATCTATCGCGGCGTCCACCGGCTCAACCGCGACGAGCAGGGCCGCGTGGCCTGCGTGGCCTGTTTCATGTGCGAGACGGCCTGCCCGGCTCATTGCATTCATATCGTCGGGGCGGAGGCACCGTGGCCCGATCGCGAGAAGTACCCCGTACGTTTCGACATCGACGAACTGGTGTGCATCTACTGCGGCATGTGCGAAGAGGCCTGCCCGGTAGATGCGATCGAGCTGACGCCGGAATACTCGATCGTGGAGTACTCGCGGCAGGAGATGATCTTCGATATCAACAAGCTGCTCGAAGTGTTCGATCAGACGCGGGACGAGAAGCCGCGCAAGAACCCGCCCATCACCGGCTATGGCGGCACCGGCGGCTTGATTTCGCCGTCACCCCGACCATACGGCAATGAAACGGAGGCCGGTAGCTTGTGA
- a CDS encoding NADH-quinone oxidoreductase subunit M, whose protein sequence is MTELAETWILTLLITLPLVGAVVVGLAEAREADEAAARRIRRTAMGFSLATAILTLLAILLFFGAVDRSGRSLAEQGRYALCLDRLWVSDEETAPSAARGAGYVDFRYHVGVDGISLWLVVLTAGIAPLTLWSGFASIRRRVKEYHVLMLLLEAGMIGVFCARDLLLFYIFFEFTLIPLYFIIGIWGGPKRQQAAHKFFIYTFAGSVLTFAGVLFLAYQAYSLPASANGVGVFTFDLETLYALRLPPETQWWLFVAFAAGFAIKVPLFPLHTWLPLAHTEAPTAGSVLLAAILLKLGTYGFLRFSLPMLPAATFAFAPLMAILAIGGIIWGALAAWVQQDIKKLIAYSSVSHLGFCILGMFSLKSAGLVGSVMYMLNHGLSTGALFLVVGMIYERYHTRRFDQLGGLARPMPWMAFFLVFFTLSSIGLPGLNGFVAEFLVLLGTLTSNADGTGPLGIMHAAFAASGVILGATYMLYLCRRVLFGPLREPARAPEDYAGLSRDLDKREIGILAPIAAACLVLGLFPNVILSSIRPAADRQILARLRETPGKTQDSGITVQRHELPDETFLNRRSPLGTTRRASWHGGLDYE, encoded by the coding sequence ATGACTGAGTTGGCGGAAACCTGGATCTTGACACTGCTGATCACCCTGCCACTGGTGGGTGCGGTTGTCGTTGGCCTCGCCGAGGCTCGCGAAGCGGATGAGGCCGCCGCCCGCCGGATCCGCCGCACTGCAATGGGCTTCTCATTGGCCACCGCGATATTGACCCTCCTGGCAATCCTGCTATTCTTCGGGGCAGTAGACCGCAGTGGTCGATCTCTTGCCGAGCAGGGACGCTATGCGCTGTGTCTCGACCGGCTGTGGGTCAGCGACGAAGAGACCGCCCCATCGGCAGCTCGCGGGGCCGGCTACGTCGATTTCCGCTATCATGTCGGCGTAGACGGTATCAGCCTATGGCTGGTTGTGCTGACGGCCGGCATCGCCCCGCTGACACTATGGTCGGGCTTCGCGTCGATCCGCCGGCGAGTCAAGGAATACCATGTCCTGATGCTCCTGCTCGAAGCCGGCATGATCGGCGTGTTCTGCGCCCGAGATCTGCTGCTCTTCTACATCTTCTTCGAGTTCACGCTGATCCCGCTGTACTTCATCATCGGCATCTGGGGCGGTCCGAAACGGCAACAGGCCGCTCATAAGTTCTTCATCTATACCTTCGCCGGCAGTGTCTTAACCTTTGCAGGCGTTCTCTTCCTGGCTTACCAGGCGTATTCGCTGCCGGCTTCGGCAAACGGCGTCGGTGTGTTCACTTTCGACCTTGAGACACTCTATGCCCTGCGGCTGCCGCCCGAGACGCAATGGTGGCTCTTCGTCGCCTTTGCAGCCGGCTTTGCCATCAAAGTGCCGCTGTTCCCCCTCCACACCTGGTTGCCATTGGCCCACACTGAAGCACCCACGGCCGGCAGTGTCCTGCTGGCCGCCATCCTGCTCAAACTCGGCACCTACGGATTCCTGCGGTTCAGCCTGCCGATGCTTCCCGCGGCAACATTTGCGTTTGCTCCTCTGATGGCCATACTGGCCATCGGCGGAATCATCTGGGGAGCCCTGGCGGCGTGGGTTCAGCAGGATATCAAGAAGCTCATCGCCTATTCCTCTGTCTCGCATCTCGGCTTCTGCATTCTCGGCATGTTCAGCCTGAAATCCGCAGGGCTTGTCGGCTCGGTGATGTACATGCTGAACCACGGCCTCTCCACTGGAGCCCTGTTTCTTGTCGTCGGCATGATCTACGAGCGGTATCACACCCGCCGATTCGACCAGCTTGGCGGACTGGCTCGACCCATGCCCTGGATGGCGTTCTTTCTTGTCTTCTTCACTCTCAGCAGCATCGGCCTGCCGGGTCTTAACGGCTTCGTGGCCGAGTTCCTCGTCCTGCTCGGCACCCTGACGTCGAACGCCGATGGCACCGGCCCGCTAGGAATCATGCACGCCGCTTTTGCCGCCTCGGGTGTAATCCTCGGAGCGACTTACATGTTGTATCTGTGCCGGCGGGTGCTGTTCGGCCCCTTGCGCGAGCCGGCACGGGCGCCCGAAGACTACGCCGGCCTGTCCCGTGATTTGGACAAACGCGAAATCGGCATTCTGGCCCCCATTGCCGCCGCATGCCTCGTCCTGGGCCTCTTTCCCAATGTGATTCTCAGCAGCATTCGTCCGGCGGCAGACAGACAGATTCTGGCCCGGCTGCGAGAGACGCCTGGGAAAACCCAGGATTCAGGAATCACCGTCCAGCGCCACGAACTACCGGATGAAACATTCTTGAACCGTCGTTCACCACTCGGGACTACTCGTCGAGCCTCATGGCACGGAGGCCTCGACTATGAATGA
- a CDS encoding type II secretion system F family protein — translation MSEMVLFGILIVASVGLIVYSLWPAKKAESDHIRRRMAGRRLDKAEALLTVAPKRERSAAKEMIEKVAPIAMRPVMPASEEEMNKLRSRLSQAGYRSEAALRYFLASKTIMGGGVLLVALLFAMGMGLETRQIFGIAAFAGGIGFMLPNFWLSLAQSSRQERIRNGLPDVLDLMVVSVESGLGLDAAIMKVGEDMHNVHPELAEEMMIAVAEGQMGLPRMEALEKMAARCGVDEVRALVSTVAQAEKFGTSIAKALRTQADSLRVKRRLRAEERAQKTTVKLMAPLILFIFPSIFVVLAGPAAMKLVAAFSRGGISGAPH, via the coding sequence ATGAGCGAAATGGTACTGTTCGGCATACTGATTGTGGCGAGCGTCGGGCTCATTGTGTATTCGCTGTGGCCCGCCAAGAAGGCGGAGAGCGATCACATCCGGCGTCGCATGGCCGGTCGACGCCTGGACAAGGCCGAGGCCTTGCTCACCGTGGCGCCCAAGCGGGAACGGTCGGCCGCGAAGGAAATGATCGAGAAGGTTGCTCCGATTGCGATGCGACCGGTGATGCCGGCCAGCGAAGAGGAAATGAACAAGCTGCGGAGCAGGCTGTCTCAGGCCGGATATCGCAGCGAGGCGGCCCTGCGATATTTCCTGGCCAGCAAGACGATCATGGGGGGCGGCGTTCTGCTGGTGGCCCTGCTGTTTGCCATGGGAATGGGGCTTGAGACCAGGCAGATTTTCGGCATAGCGGCTTTCGCCGGCGGCATCGGCTTCATGTTGCCGAACTTCTGGCTCTCACTCGCGCAGAGCTCGCGTCAGGAGAGAATCCGCAACGGTCTTCCCGACGTGCTCGATCTGATGGTCGTTTCGGTGGAGTCCGGTCTGGGTCTGGATGCAGCGATCATGAAGGTCGGCGAGGACATGCACAACGTGCATCCGGAGCTGGCCGAGGAAATGATGATCGCCGTGGCGGAAGGCCAGATGGGCCTGCCTCGTATGGAAGCCCTTGAGAAAATGGCCGCGCGATGCGGCGTGGACGAAGTTCGCGCCCTTGTTTCAACGGTTGCCCAGGCCGAGAAGTTTGGCACAAGCATCGCCAAGGCACTTCGGACGCAAGCCGACTCGTTGCGGGTCAAACGACGACTTCGGGCCGAGGAGCGGGCCCAGAAGACCACGGTCAAGCTGATGGCCCCGCTGATTCTGTTCATCTTCCCGTCGATCTTTGTGGTTCTGGCCGGGCCGGCCGCCATGAAGCTGGTCGCGGCATTCAGCAGGGGAGGCATCTCTGGGGCGCCGCACTAA
- the nuoK gene encoding NADH-quinone oxidoreductase subunit NuoK, which yields MDLTNAYILVGAILFGIGVAGFLARRNMILMFLSTEVMFQGVILNLVGFGLKHGHLTGQVFSLFLVVVAAVEASLALGLVVLLFRRRTTLDSHAWEEMRG from the coding sequence ATGGACCTGACGAACGCTTACATTCTGGTCGGCGCGATCCTCTTCGGGATCGGTGTCGCCGGTTTTCTCGCCCGCCGCAACATGATCCTCATGTTCCTGTCCACGGAAGTCATGTTCCAGGGAGTGATTCTCAACCTCGTGGGTTTCGGCCTCAAGCATGGCCATTTGACCGGACAGGTGTTCTCGTTGTTCCTGGTGGTGGTCGCGGCCGTAGAGGCCAGCTTGGCCCTCGGATTGGTTGTCCTGCTGTTCCGCCGAAGGACAACCTTGGACAGTCACGCCTGGGAGGAAATGCGGGGATAG
- the dapA gene encoding 4-hydroxy-tetrahydrodipicolinate synthase, giving the protein MFKGSMVALVTPYANGEVDWKTLDALVDFHLDSGTEVLVPCGTTGESPTLTHEENDAVIAAVVRRAKGRVAVLAGTGSNSTAEALVMTRNALKNGADGALLVVPYYNRPTQEGLFQHFSTLAKAADFPQVLYNIPGRCGTELSVDTIVRLRETHKNIVAVKHATGSMDGASELRVRSDIDIISGDDSMTLPLMSIGGVGVISVLANIVPKDVKALTDAALRGDWETARKWHLKMFKLAKGLLTLEVNPIPIKTAMAIKGMLTEEFRLPLCPMSPANRERLLAVMKEYGL; this is encoded by the coding sequence ATGTTCAAAGGCAGCATGGTGGCATTGGTCACCCCCTACGCCAACGGCGAGGTCGATTGGAAAACGCTGGACGCACTCGTCGATTTTCATCTCGACAGCGGCACGGAGGTACTGGTTCCGTGTGGCACGACCGGTGAAAGCCCGACCCTGACCCACGAGGAGAATGACGCGGTGATCGCGGCCGTCGTTCGTCGGGCCAAGGGTCGTGTCGCCGTCCTGGCCGGCACGGGCTCCAACAGCACCGCCGAGGCCTTGGTTATGACCCGAAACGCCCTTAAGAACGGGGCCGACGGGGCCCTCCTGGTGGTGCCCTACTACAACCGTCCCACCCAGGAAGGCTTGTTTCAGCATTTCAGTACCTTGGCCAAGGCGGCGGATTTCCCGCAAGTGCTCTACAACATCCCCGGCCGATGCGGAACGGAGCTGAGCGTCGATACCATCGTCCGGCTGCGAGAGACCCACAAGAATATCGTGGCCGTCAAACATGCCACCGGTTCAATGGACGGCGCCAGCGAACTCCGCGTCAGGTCCGATATCGACATCATCAGCGGCGATGACTCCATGACCCTGCCGCTCATGTCCATCGGCGGCGTGGGCGTGATCAGCGTGCTGGCCAACATCGTCCCCAAAGACGTGAAGGCCCTCACCGATGCCGCCCTGCGCGGCGACTGGGAAACCGCCCGCAAATGGCATCTCAAGATGTTCAAGCTGGCCAAGGGCCTGCTGACGCTTGAGGTCAACCCCATCCCGATCAAGACCGCCATGGCCATCAAGGGCATGCTGACGGAGGAGTTCCGTCTGCCGCTCTGCCCCATGAGCCCGGCGAACCGTGAGCGCCTCCTGGCAGTCATGAAGGAATACGGTCTTTGA